Proteins from one Gemmatimonadota bacterium genomic window:
- a CDS encoding histidinol-phosphatase HisJ family protein, with translation MLDYHMHVENYYPFGRTEDTRPDGTDPMETMRLFAASAAEHGVREIAITEHVYHFVQAREIVDKPWAVDKCFYDMDDYVDLLQSARREGLPIKTGIEMDYIEGKELVIERIVEGYPWDFVLGSVHWIGDWGFDMPLFADEWDRRSVDQAYRDYFRLLGQAVQTGCFNSMSHPDLIKVMGHMPDGDISDLYEAFAEQVSGQEGLCVEISSAGFRKPVGRIYPERPLLEACARRGISITTASDAHVLEDIGRDFDRVRTHAASCGYREAMSFDGRRATPVPIE, from the coding sequence ATGCTCGACTACCACATGCACGTGGAGAATTACTATCCCTTCGGCAGGACGGAGGACACCCGCCCGGACGGCACGGATCCGATGGAGACCATGCGCCTTTTTGCCGCCTCGGCAGCCGAACACGGCGTGCGGGAAATCGCCATCACCGAGCACGTGTACCACTTCGTCCAGGCACGGGAAATCGTGGACAAGCCCTGGGCCGTGGACAAGTGCTTCTATGATATGGACGATTACGTGGACCTGCTCCAGTCCGCGCGCCGGGAGGGGTTGCCCATCAAGACCGGCATCGAGATGGATTACATCGAAGGCAAGGAACTGGTCATCGAACGGATCGTCGAGGGGTATCCCTGGGATTTCGTGCTGGGTTCGGTGCACTGGATCGGCGACTGGGGATTCGACATGCCCCTTTTCGCGGACGAGTGGGACCGGAGATCGGTGGACCAGGCCTACCGGGACTACTTCCGCCTGCTGGGACAGGCCGTACAGACCGGATGTTTCAATTCCATGTCCCATCCGGATCTGATCAAGGTGATGGGACATATGCCCGACGGCGACATCTCGGATCTGTACGAAGCCTTTGCCGAGCAGGTGAGCGGTCAGGAGGGCCTCTGCGTGGAGATCAGCTCGGCCGGTTTTCGCAAACCCGTGGGCAGGATCTACCCGGAGCGCCCCCTGCTGGAGGCCTGCGCCCGTCGCGGGATCTCCATCACGACGGCTTCAGACGCCCACGTCCTGGAAGACATCGGCCGTGATTTCGACCGGGTCAGGACGCACGCGGCATCCTGCGGGTACAGGGAAGCCATGTCCTTTGACGGCCGGCGCGCGACGCCGGTACCCATTGAATAG
- a CDS encoding NADH:flavin oxidoreductase — MPKHFRYRSLEDLQLDIDRLGLHDDIPLTEDLDPLWRPIRFGNRTIGNSMAVHPMEGCDGHLDGSPDELVFRRWRLFGEGGAKLIWGEATAVTEEARANTRQLWLHDGNAASFEALLAQTREAHRAVHGRDDDLVIGLQLTHSGRYSYRKPLIAFHDPAADPVTLVDKKRKIPVTTDYPVLTDAELGRVEDALVNTAVLAWKLGFDFVDIKQCHRYLLSELLAARLREGDYGGSLENRTRLVRNVIGRIREETKDELPLATRMNVYDGIPYTTDPDTGTGTPRAPYPVPYLSGFGVDVDDPLREDLSEPVVAAGLLKEAGIRMINATMGSPYYNPHVGRPAERSPVDGYDAPEHPLFGVARHFRAAAALCAAHPELHIVGTGYSWLQKYMINAGAANIRDGRVTVMGSGRGALAYPDFAKDVAEHGEMIRKKSCITVSYCTALMRGKHNELGQFAVGCVPRDKIYADIYKEMLDTAPEP, encoded by the coding sequence ATGCCGAAGCACTTTCGTTACCGTTCGCTCGAGGATCTGCAACTGGATATCGACCGCCTCGGTTTGCACGACGATATTCCGCTGACCGAGGACCTCGATCCGCTCTGGCGCCCCATCCGGTTTGGGAACCGCACGATCGGAAACTCCATGGCCGTGCACCCCATGGAGGGATGCGACGGGCACCTGGACGGCTCGCCCGACGAGCTGGTATTCCGCAGGTGGCGGCTTTTCGGGGAGGGCGGGGCCAAACTGATCTGGGGCGAAGCCACGGCCGTGACGGAGGAAGCCCGGGCGAATACCCGCCAGCTCTGGCTGCACGATGGCAACGCCGCGTCCTTCGAGGCGCTGCTCGCGCAGACCCGCGAGGCCCACCGGGCCGTCCATGGCCGCGATGACGACCTGGTGATCGGGCTGCAACTGACCCACTCGGGTCGTTACAGTTACCGGAAACCGCTGATCGCCTTCCACGATCCCGCCGCCGATCCGGTCACCCTCGTGGACAAGAAGCGCAAGATACCGGTCACAACGGACTACCCGGTGCTGACGGACGCCGAACTCGGCCGGGTGGAAGATGCCCTCGTAAATACCGCGGTCCTGGCCTGGAAACTGGGATTCGACTTTGTAGACATCAAGCAGTGCCATCGCTACCTCCTCTCCGAACTCCTGGCCGCGCGGCTACGGGAAGGCGACTACGGCGGGAGTCTGGAGAATCGGACGCGGCTGGTCCGGAACGTGATCGGACGCATTCGCGAAGAAACGAAGGACGAACTGCCGTTGGCAACCCGGATGAACGTATACGACGGCATACCGTACACCACCGACCCGGATACCGGCACGGGCACGCCCCGCGCACCGTACCCCGTACCCTACCTCTCCGGATTCGGCGTGGACGTGGACGATCCGCTGCGGGAGGACCTGTCGGAACCGGTCGTGGCGGCCGGCCTGCTCAAGGAGGCGGGGATCCGGATGATCAACGCCACCATGGGAAGTCCCTACTACAATCCCCACGTGGGCCGTCCGGCCGAGCGATCGCCGGTGGACGGCTACGATGCCCCCGAACATCCCCTGTTCGGTGTTGCGCGGCACTTCCGCGCGGCCGCCGCCCTCTGCGCGGCGCATCCGGAACTCCACATCGTGGGTACCGGGTACAGCTGGCTGCAGAAGTACATGATCAACGCGGGTGCGGCGAATATTCGCGACGGCCGGGTCACCGTCATGGGATCGGGCAGAGGCGCGTTGGCCTATCCCGATTTCGCGAAGGACGTGGCCGAGCACGGCGAAATGATCCGAAAGAAGAGTTGTATCACGGTCAGTTACTGCACCGCCCTGATGCGCGGGAAGCACAACGAACTCGGCCAGTTCGCCGTCGGATGCGTGCCACGGGACAAGATCTACGCGGACATCTACAAGGAGATGCTGGATACAGCGCCTGAACCCTAG
- a CDS encoding thioredoxin-dependent thiol peroxidase: MLQAGDPAPDFTMEADKGGPVSLKDLKGKTVVLYFYPKDDTPGCTRESCAFRDHFPSFQGQDVLIYGVSCDDIPSHEKFAAKYDLPFPLLSDPDTSVSTAYGVYKEKTNYGRKYMGIERSTFVIDGDGRISRIFRNVKVDGHVEKVLNEVSG, encoded by the coding sequence ATGCTGCAGGCAGGCGATCCCGCACCCGACTTCACGATGGAGGCCGACAAGGGCGGCCCCGTTTCGCTCAAGGACCTGAAGGGCAAGACGGTGGTGTTGTATTTCTACCCGAAGGACGACACCCCCGGCTGCACCCGGGAGTCCTGCGCCTTCAGGGATCACTTCCCGTCGTTTCAGGGCCAGGATGTACTGATTTACGGCGTCAGTTGCGACGATATTCCTTCCCACGAGAAGTTCGCAGCGAAGTATGACCTGCCCTTCCCGTTGCTGAGCGACCCGGACACCTCCGTATCCACGGCGTACGGCGTGTACAAGGAGAAGACGAATTACGGCCGGAAGTACATGGGGATCGAGCGATCAACCTTCGTCATCGACGGGGACGGCCGGATTTCCAGGATCTTCCGTAACGTCAAGGTGGACGGCCACGTGGAGAAAGTGCTGAACGAAGTGTCCGGCTGA
- a CDS encoding trans-2-enoyl-CoA reductase family protein: MATVVVEPRIRGFICTTAHPAGCASNVNDQIQVARSARSVQAGQADQAVQAGQADQKNGAGPLRVLVIGASTGYGLAARIAAGAMYDAGTVGVFFERESSGTRCGTPGFYNTAAYHRYATESGLVSANVNGDAYSHEIKRKTVELVASRLGQVDLVVYSLASPKRTDPDTGETYQSVLSPIGETYVGKTVDLNREVINEVTVDPASDEGIRGTVGVMGGDDLGRWSEALLDAGLLADGARIVTFSYIGPALTWPIYRSGTIGRAKEHLEQITKAIDGQLQSAVGGRAMVSVNKAVITQASAAIPVVPLYISLLYRIMRERSLHEDPIHQMVRLFNDHIGPGRTPALDGEDRIRLDDLELGGPVQGEIDSVWPTITTDNFRALTDYDAYKRGFRQLFGFEVDGVAYDEPVELEAEI; this comes from the coding sequence ATGGCCACGGTCGTCGTCGAGCCACGCATCCGAGGCTTTATCTGTACCACGGCGCATCCCGCCGGTTGCGCTTCGAACGTCAACGACCAGATCCAGGTCGCCCGGTCCGCCCGGTCCGTTCAGGCCGGCCAGGCGGACCAGGCCGTTCAGGCCGGCCAGGCGGACCAAAAGAACGGCGCCGGACCGCTTCGTGTACTGGTGATCGGCGCTTCGACGGGATACGGCCTGGCGGCGCGCATCGCGGCGGGCGCGATGTACGACGCCGGCACGGTAGGTGTTTTTTTCGAACGCGAAAGCAGCGGTACCCGATGCGGCACGCCGGGATTCTATAACACCGCGGCTTACCACCGGTACGCGACAGAAAGCGGACTGGTCTCGGCCAATGTCAACGGGGACGCCTACTCCCACGAGATCAAGCGGAAGACCGTGGAACTGGTCGCGTCCCGGCTGGGTCAGGTGGACCTGGTCGTCTACAGCCTGGCCTCCCCGAAACGCACGGATCCGGACACGGGCGAGACTTACCAGTCCGTGCTCAGTCCCATCGGAGAGACCTACGTGGGAAAGACCGTCGATCTGAACCGCGAGGTCATCAACGAGGTCACCGTGGATCCGGCGTCGGACGAAGGCATCCGAGGGACGGTGGGCGTCATGGGCGGCGACGACCTGGGCCGGTGGAGCGAGGCGCTGCTCGACGCCGGGTTGCTGGCGGACGGCGCCCGGATCGTTACGTTCTCGTACATCGGACCGGCCCTGACCTGGCCCATCTACCGGAGCGGCACCATCGGCCGTGCGAAGGAACACCTGGAACAGATCACGAAAGCGATCGACGGCCAGTTACAGTCAGCCGTCGGGGGCAGGGCCATGGTGTCGGTGAACAAGGCCGTGATCACCCAGGCTTCGGCCGCGATCCCGGTCGTTCCCCTATACATCAGCCTGCTGTACCGTATTATGCGGGAACGAAGTCTGCACGAGGATCCGATCCACCAGATGGTCCGGTTGTTCAACGACCATATCGGCCCGGGCAGGACGCCGGCGCTCGACGGGGAGGACCGGATCCGCCTCGATGACCTGGAACTGGGCGGGCCGGTCCAGGGGGAAATCGATTCGGTGTGGCCGACGATTACGACGGACAACTTCCGCGCCCTGACCGACTACGATGCCTACAAGCGGGGTTTCCGGCAGCTGTTCGGTTTCGAAGTGGACGGCGTGGCGTACGACGAACCGGTCGAGCTGGAAGCGGAGATATAG
- a CDS encoding nicotinate phosphoribosyltransferase — MGQKGSCPIHWSPSLATDLYELTMAAGYFVNERRERATFELFVRNLPARRSWLVAAGLRQAVDYLSALRFSADDIDHLKTLPPFQSIPDAFFDFLSSFRFTGDLWAVPEGTVVFAGEPLIRITAPIIEAQIVETFLLATVNHQTLVATKAARIVEAATGRGVVEFGSRRAHGPEAGLMAARAAAIGGCIGTSNVEAGRQFGITVYGTAAHSWIMTFESELEAFRAYHRVFPGSTTLLLDTFDPVEAARLATRIGPSLKGVRLDSGDLAGQARRVRTILDEAGMSETRIMLSGDLNEFRIASLVESGVPVDLFGVGNELVNSPDAPSLSGVYKLCALETPSGTRPVFKLSEGKQTRPYAKQVWRRRDGHGEFVEDRVTREGEPAGSPEWEPLLSRVMRCGHLDGPMPDLSAADRRRASQLDSLPARYKRMENAAAYPVRFSAQLSANR; from the coding sequence ATGGGCCAGAAAGGTTCCTGCCCGATTCACTGGTCGCCTTCGCTGGCAACCGATCTGTACGAACTCACGATGGCGGCCGGCTATTTCGTGAACGAACGCCGGGAAAGAGCCACCTTCGAGTTGTTCGTCAGGAACCTGCCGGCACGACGGTCCTGGCTCGTCGCGGCCGGGTTGCGGCAGGCCGTTGATTATCTGTCGGCACTCAGGTTTTCCGCGGACGACATCGACCATTTGAAGACGTTGCCGCCGTTTCAAAGTATTCCGGACGCGTTTTTCGATTTCCTGTCTTCGTTCCGGTTTACGGGAGATCTCTGGGCCGTACCCGAAGGGACCGTGGTTTTCGCCGGCGAGCCGCTGATTCGGATTACGGCGCCGATTATCGAAGCCCAGATCGTCGAGACTTTCCTGCTGGCCACGGTAAACCACCAGACCCTGGTGGCCACGAAGGCGGCGCGTATCGTCGAAGCCGCGACGGGCAGGGGCGTGGTGGAATTTGGCAGCCGCCGGGCCCACGGGCCGGAGGCGGGACTGATGGCGGCCCGGGCCGCCGCTATCGGAGGGTGCATCGGGACGTCCAACGTGGAGGCGGGACGGCAGTTCGGCATCACCGTCTACGGGACCGCCGCCCACTCCTGGATCATGACGTTCGAAAGCGAGTTGGAGGCCTTCCGCGCCTATCATCGCGTTTTTCCCGGGAGCACCACGCTGTTGCTGGACACCTTTGACCCCGTCGAGGCCGCCAGGCTGGCGACCAGGATAGGCCCCTCATTAAAGGGGGTGCGGCTCGACAGCGGCGACCTGGCCGGCCAGGCGAGGCGCGTCCGCACCATCCTGGACGAGGCCGGAATGTCGGAAACGAGGATCATGCTGAGCGGGGACCTGAACGAATTCCGAATCGCTTCGCTGGTCGAATCCGGGGTACCCGTGGATCTCTTCGGCGTCGGCAACGAACTGGTCAACTCGCCGGACGCGCCGTCCCTGAGCGGCGTTTACAAGCTGTGCGCGCTGGAAACGCCTTCCGGTACGCGGCCGGTTTTCAAGCTGAGCGAGGGGAAGCAGACCCGGCCCTATGCCAAGCAGGTGTGGCGGCGTCGCGACGGGCACGGGGAGTTCGTGGAGGACCGGGTAACCCGGGAGGGTGAACCGGCCGGATCCCCGGAGTGGGAACCCCTGCTCAGCCGCGTCATGCGCTGCGGCCACCTTGACGGACCGATGCCGGACCTGTCCGCGGCCGACCGAAGGAGGGCGTCGCAATTGGACAGCCTTCCCGCGCGCTATAAACGAATGGAAAACGCGGCGGCCTATCCCGTCCGTTTCAGCGCCCAACTTTCTGCCAATCGATAA
- the trmB gene encoding tRNA (guanosine(46)-N7)-methyltransferase TrmB, translating to MEKTTLSPAPRRTADVTRDVEFRIRENEDQVQWDRFFENSGPVEVEIGCGKGRFIINSAMAYPHINYIGIERALRYFRIMKERVVRRELANVRLLRDDAVYFVERFIPDEAVSAYHIYFPDPWPKKRHRKRRLFNPRFLEEIVRTLAAGGTLDFATDYVEYYEEIQALLEGSDRLDALEEIPERVRELGRDLTNFETKYTAEGRAIHRGAYVKS from the coding sequence ATGGAAAAAACAACCCTTTCCCCAGCACCACGTCGGACGGCGGACGTGACCCGGGACGTGGAATTCCGCATACGCGAGAACGAGGACCAGGTCCAGTGGGACCGGTTTTTCGAAAACAGCGGTCCGGTGGAAGTCGAAATCGGGTGCGGCAAGGGACGCTTCATCATCAATTCGGCCATGGCCTATCCGCATATCAATTACATCGGCATAGAACGGGCCCTGCGCTATTTCCGCATCATGAAGGAACGGGTGGTCCGGCGGGAACTGGCCAATGTCCGCCTGCTGCGGGACGACGCCGTGTATTTCGTAGAGCGGTTCATACCCGACGAGGCGGTCTCGGCCTATCATATCTACTTCCCCGATCCCTGGCCGAAGAAACGGCACAGGAAACGCCGCCTGTTCAATCCACGGTTTCTGGAAGAGATCGTGCGCACACTGGCGGCGGGGGGCACCCTCGATTTCGCCACGGACTATGTCGAATACTACGAGGAGATCCAGGCCCTGCTCGAAGGGTCGGACCGACTGGACGCGCTAGAGGAAATCCCTGAAAGGGTAAGGGAACTGGGCCGCGACCTGACCAATTTCGAGACGAAGTATACCGCGGAGGGCCGGGCGATTCACCGCGGGGCGTACGTGAAATCCTGA
- a CDS encoding UMP kinase, with the protein MRYKRVLVKLSGGALSGQSPWGFDPTAIEYIASEVMKLHAAGVEVGIVAGGGNIFKGELGQDWGIERAEADNIGMIATVINSMMLRGALTSRGAGDVRVMTAIPINTVAEPYIRLRAVRHLEHGCIVLLAAGTGNPYVTTDYPSVLRALELRTEVLLSAKNGTDGIYTSDPRENPDARRYKVISYDSVIQHDLKVMDQTAVLLARDNRLPIHVFDFASPGAMERICRGEDLGSLITRGADQFA; encoded by the coding sequence GTGCGTTACAAACGAGTATTGGTCAAACTCAGCGGCGGTGCGCTTTCGGGTCAAAGTCCCTGGGGATTCGATCCTACCGCCATCGAGTACATTGCCAGCGAGGTCATGAAGCTTCATGCCGCGGGGGTCGAGGTGGGTATCGTGGCGGGCGGTGGCAACATATTCAAGGGCGAACTGGGCCAGGATTGGGGTATCGAGCGGGCGGAGGCCGACAACATCGGCATGATCGCGACCGTGATCAACAGCATGATGCTCCGGGGCGCACTGACTTCACGCGGGGCGGGCGACGTGCGGGTCATGACGGCCATCCCCATCAATACCGTGGCCGAACCCTACATCCGGCTCCGGGCGGTCCGGCACCTGGAGCACGGCTGCATCGTCCTCCTCGCCGCCGGCACCGGGAATCCGTACGTGACCACGGACTATCCGTCCGTATTGCGCGCCCTGGAACTTCGGACCGAAGTCCTGCTTTCGGCCAAGAACGGCACCGACGGGATCTATACGAGCGATCCCCGGGAAAACCCGGACGCCCGCAGGTACAAGGTCATCAGCTACGATTCGGTCATCCAGCACGATCTCAAGGTCATGGACCAGACGGCCGTGCTGCTGGCCCGCGACAACCGGTTGCCGATTCACGTTTTCGACTTCGCCTCGCCCGGCGCCATGGAACGAATCTGCCGGGGCGAGGACCTCGGCAGCCTCATCACAAGGGGGGCGGACCAGTTCGCCTGA